A part of Aegilops tauschii subsp. strangulata cultivar AL8/78 chromosome 2, Aet v6.0, whole genome shotgun sequence genomic DNA contains:
- the LOC109773405 gene encoding protein STRICTOSIDINE SYNTHASE-LIKE 10-like codes for MGCCMSRFVKATIAVVLLVMIFMSGATAATSFDATKIQQLPLADGLLQGPESITFDAQGHDPYSGVFDGRDLRWNGDKIGWTTYAYGPGYDEDMCRTSIFCPATSTESQCGRLLGLQFHHKFGDLYVAYAYKGLMRVGPGGGEATLLVNAVDDLPLRFTNGVDIDQVTGQVYFTDSSMKYDRTHHEMVTRSGDSTGRLMRYDPRTGDVAVLQTRLAYANGVAISTNRTHLIVASTGPCKLLRHWIKGSKTGTCEPFVDLPSYLDNVRPERWGGYWVALHGEKNELPSCPNSHLLAVRIGADGEILEEMRGPSV; via the coding sequence ATGGGCTGCTGCATGAGCCGGTTCGTCAAGGCGACGATCGCAGTCGTCTTGCTCGTCATGATCTTCATGTCCGGCGCAACGGCAGCCACCAGCTTTGATGCCACCAAGATCCAACAGCTGCCGTTGGCGGACGGACTTCTTCAAGGGCCAGAGAGCATCACCTTCGACGCCCAAGGGCACGACCCATATAGCGGCGTCTTCGACGGCCGCGACCTCAGGTGGAATGGGGACAAGATAGGCTGGACCACTTACGCATACGGCCCTGGCTACGATGAAGACATGTGCAGGACTTCGATATTCTGCCCGGCAACTTCCACGGAGAGTCAGTGTGGCCGGCTGCTTGGTTTGCAGTTTCACCACAAGTTTGGGGATCTATACGTGGCCTACGCATACAAGGGACTCATGCGGGTTGGTCCTGGTGGTGGGGAAGCCACATTATTAGTCAATGCGGTTGATGATTTACCTCTCCGCTTCACCAACGGGGTTGACATCGACCAGGTCACCGGTCAAGTCTACTTCACCGATAGTTCTATGAAGTATGACAGGACGCATCATGAAATGGTCACAAGATCAGGGGATTCAACAGGGCGTCTCATGAGGTACGACCCACGTACAGGTGATGTCGCGGTGCTCCAAACACGCCTGGCGTATGCAAACGGCGTCGCTATCAGCACCAACCGTACACATCTCATTGTCGCATCTACTGGGCCGTGCAAGCTGCTAAGGCACTGGATCAAAGGGTCCAAGACGGGGACGTGCGAGCCTTTTGTAGATCTCCCAAGCTACCTCGATAACGTGAGGCCTGAAAGATGGGGAGGTTACTGGGTGGCGTTACACGGCGAGAAGAATGAATTGCCCTCTTGCCCCAATAGCCATCTGCTCGCTGTGAGGATCGGAGCTGACGGCGAGATACTCGAAGAGATGAGGGGCCCAAGCGTGTGA
- the LOC109773389 gene encoding zinc finger protein CONSTANS-LIKE 13 isoform X1: MSGTGAVTVAVADAAATPTGECYFCAGAPAVVYCRADAAGLCLPCDRHVHGANTVSCRHARAPLCAVCRAAAATVRRGAARFLCSNCDFEEQQHGELTQVPLLHDRGMVEGYTGCPSVGELAAILGIVVGDKAAEAWWPLWEEPQVLSFDDVVVPTTACHGLQPLLASSSPKNRSPPCGELDGEVLRQLGELAKSEEAATELACVDQLPPPWGSSDYAAIGHGDLGALGAEAICTAAILHVPSCQQNQEAWIATSCKLPEQVSASSSAEPSLSSFVEVSDVCPGLSRSGSSSVDDATNAGHDHPSPAAAPVTLQAQTAPAQATKKVGGYDVVYPDRGKVISRYKEKRKNRMFGKQIRYESRKARADGRVRINGRFAKSSS; this comes from the exons ATGTCCGGCACCGGCGCGGTGACCGTGGCTGTTGCCGACGCGGCAGCGACGCCCACCGGGGAGTGCTACTTCTGCGCCGGCGCTCCGGCTGTGGTGTACTGCCGTGCGGACGCCGCGGGGCTCTGCCTGCCGTGCGACCGCCACGTCCACGGCGCCAACACGGTCTCCTGCCGCCACGCCCGCGCCCCGCTCTGCGCGGTCTGCCGCGCTGCCGCGGCCACCGTCCGCCGCGGCGCTGCCCGGTTCCTCTGCTCGAACTGCGACTTCGAGGAGCAGCAGCACGGGGAGCTAACGCAGGTGCCGCTGCTGCACGACCGTGGCATGGTCGAGGGCTACACCGGGTGCCCCTCGGTGGGCGAGCTCGCGGCGATCCTCGGCATCGTCGTCGGCGACAAAGCGGCTGAGGCGTGGTGGCCTCTTTGGGAGGAGCCCCAAGTGCTCAGCTTCGACGACGTCGTCGTGCCGACCACCGCCTGCCATGGCCTCCAGCCCCTCCTCGCATCGTCCTCTCCAAAG AACCGGAGCCCGCCCTGCGGGGAGCTGGACGGCGAGGTTCTCCGGCAGCTAGGGGAGCTCGCCAAGTCGGAGGAGGCGGCGACAGAGCTGGCCTGCGTTGATCAGCTGCCTCCACCATGGGGATCTTCAGATTACGCTGCTATTGGGCATGGTGATCTAGGGGCTCTTGGAGCTGAGGCCATCTGCACGGCAGCAATCCTGCATGTACCTTCATGCCAG CAGAACCAGGAGGCGTGGATCGCGACGAGTTGCAAACTTCCCGAGCAGGTCTCGGCGAGCTCGTCGGCGGAGCCGAGCCTGTCGTCGTTCGTGGAGGTGTCGGACGTCTGCCCCGGCCTGAGccgcagcggcagcagcagcgtcgACGACGCCACCAACGCCGGGCACGATCACCCTTCGCCGGCTGCGGCACCCGTGACATTGCAGGCGCAAACGGCACCAGCTCAGGCGACCAAGAAGGTCGGCGGCTACGACGTGGTCTACCCTGACCGCGGCAAGGTGATCTCGCGCTACAAGGAGAAGAGGAAGAACAGGAT GTTCGGGAAGCAGATCCGCTACGAGTCGCGCAAGGCCCGCGCCGACGGCAGGGTGAGGATCAACGGCCGCTTCGCCAAGTCGTCGAGCTAG
- the LOC120973516 gene encoding uncharacterized protein isoform X1, with protein MAVADAVLPSPPPPPRIVVAVLALVRFVLDPLPALECALPVVAGVLRYLCFTVAWILSAAEAAKVVARRAWDEGSASFLFLKTLMDLAFVVFACSSLVSLALAALLLCPSSAWRTRLQFSLDPGQNSRSHVVACGGIDISWRNGWFCTQGCGDNWYQRDILLFYPSGSSTWCLEAGPGGQQSTIAVLLR; from the exons ATGGCCGTCGCCGACGCGGTGCtaccctcgccgccaccgccgccgcggaTCGTAGTCGCGGTGCTGGCGCTCGTGCGCTTCGTCCTCGACCCGCTGCCGGCGCTCGAGTGCGCCCTCCCCGTCGTGGCGGGGGTCCTCCGCTACCTTTGCTTCACCGTTGCGTGGATTCTCTCCGCGGCCGAGGCTGCCAAGGTGGTGGCGCGCCGCGCCTGGGACGAGGGCTCCGCCTCCTTCCTGTTCCTCAAGACGCTCATGGACTTGGCTTTCGTGGTCTTCGCCTGCAGCTCCCTTGTCTCGCTCGCGCTTGCCGCGCTGCTCTTATGCCCGTCCTCTGCGTGGCGTACGCGGTTGCAGTTCTCTCTGGATCCGGGTCAGAATTCAAGAAG CCACGTTGTCGCATGTGGAGGGATCGATATCTCATGGAGAAATGGTTGGTTCTGTACTCAAGGATGTGGGGATAATTGGTATCAACGCGATATCCTGCTTTTTTATCCTTCCGGCTCAAGCACTTGGTGCCTGGAGGCAGGGCCAGGCGGACAGCAAAGCACCATCGCAGTTTTGTTGAG ATGA
- the LOC120973516 gene encoding uncharacterized protein isoform X2 — translation MAVADAVLPSPPPPPRIVVAVLALVRFVLDPLPALECALPVVAGVLRYLCFTVAWILSAAEAAKVVARRAWDEGSASFLFLKTLMDLAFVVFACSSLVSLALAALLLCPSSAWRTRLQFSLDPGQNSRR, via the exons ATGGCCGTCGCCGACGCGGTGCtaccctcgccgccaccgccgccgcggaTCGTAGTCGCGGTGCTGGCGCTCGTGCGCTTCGTCCTCGACCCGCTGCCGGCGCTCGAGTGCGCCCTCCCCGTCGTGGCGGGGGTCCTCCGCTACCTTTGCTTCACCGTTGCGTGGATTCTCTCCGCGGCCGAGGCTGCCAAGGTGGTGGCGCGCCGCGCCTGGGACGAGGGCTCCGCCTCCTTCCTGTTCCTCAAGACGCTCATGGACTTGGCTTTCGTGGTCTTCGCCTGCAGCTCCCTTGTCTCGCTCGCGCTTGCCGCGCTGCTCTTATGCCCGTCCTCTGCGTGGCGTACGCGGTTGCAGTTCTCTCTGGATCCGGGTCAGAATTCAAGAAG ATGA
- the LOC109773389 gene encoding zinc finger protein CONSTANS-LIKE 13 isoform X2 encodes MSGTGAVTVAVADAAATPTGECYFCAGAPAVVYCRADAAGLCLPCDRHVHGANTVSCRHARAPLCAVCRAAAATVRRGAARFLCSNCDFEEQQHGELTQVPLLHDRGMVEGYTGCPSVGELAAILGIVVGDKAAEAWWPLWEEPQVLSFDDVVVPTTACHGLQPLLASSSPKNRSPPCGELDGEVLRQLGELAKSEEAATELACVDQLPPPWGSSDYAAIGHGDLGALGAEAICTAAILHVPSCQNQEAWIATSCKLPEQVSASSSAEPSLSSFVEVSDVCPGLSRSGSSSVDDATNAGHDHPSPAAAPVTLQAQTAPAQATKKVGGYDVVYPDRGKVISRYKEKRKNRMFGKQIRYESRKARADGRVRINGRFAKSSS; translated from the exons ATGTCCGGCACCGGCGCGGTGACCGTGGCTGTTGCCGACGCGGCAGCGACGCCCACCGGGGAGTGCTACTTCTGCGCCGGCGCTCCGGCTGTGGTGTACTGCCGTGCGGACGCCGCGGGGCTCTGCCTGCCGTGCGACCGCCACGTCCACGGCGCCAACACGGTCTCCTGCCGCCACGCCCGCGCCCCGCTCTGCGCGGTCTGCCGCGCTGCCGCGGCCACCGTCCGCCGCGGCGCTGCCCGGTTCCTCTGCTCGAACTGCGACTTCGAGGAGCAGCAGCACGGGGAGCTAACGCAGGTGCCGCTGCTGCACGACCGTGGCATGGTCGAGGGCTACACCGGGTGCCCCTCGGTGGGCGAGCTCGCGGCGATCCTCGGCATCGTCGTCGGCGACAAAGCGGCTGAGGCGTGGTGGCCTCTTTGGGAGGAGCCCCAAGTGCTCAGCTTCGACGACGTCGTCGTGCCGACCACCGCCTGCCATGGCCTCCAGCCCCTCCTCGCATCGTCCTCTCCAAAG AACCGGAGCCCGCCCTGCGGGGAGCTGGACGGCGAGGTTCTCCGGCAGCTAGGGGAGCTCGCCAAGTCGGAGGAGGCGGCGACAGAGCTGGCCTGCGTTGATCAGCTGCCTCCACCATGGGGATCTTCAGATTACGCTGCTATTGGGCATGGTGATCTAGGGGCTCTTGGAGCTGAGGCCATCTGCACGGCAGCAATCCTGCATGTACCTTCATGCCAG AACCAGGAGGCGTGGATCGCGACGAGTTGCAAACTTCCCGAGCAGGTCTCGGCGAGCTCGTCGGCGGAGCCGAGCCTGTCGTCGTTCGTGGAGGTGTCGGACGTCTGCCCCGGCCTGAGccgcagcggcagcagcagcgtcgACGACGCCACCAACGCCGGGCACGATCACCCTTCGCCGGCTGCGGCACCCGTGACATTGCAGGCGCAAACGGCACCAGCTCAGGCGACCAAGAAGGTCGGCGGCTACGACGTGGTCTACCCTGACCGCGGCAAGGTGATCTCGCGCTACAAGGAGAAGAGGAAGAACAGGAT GTTCGGGAAGCAGATCCGCTACGAGTCGCGCAAGGCCCGCGCCGACGGCAGGGTGAGGATCAACGGCCGCTTCGCCAAGTCGTCGAGCTAG